The Candidatus Neomarinimicrobiota bacterium genome has a window encoding:
- a CDS encoding GntR family transcriptional regulator codes for MNELLGKIDKSSIVPYYYQLQEVLENLIEQGFYKPDQKLPSENELKEYLGLSRATIQRAIKNLVNRGLAYRIQGKGTFVANKSITYSIVASLSFSAEMIGMNKKIRSKLICADEIQAHKLISKMLNADENTRFYSIQRLRYVNDYPIALQTSYLPVQLVPGLIDKDIEEHSMFMTIKNEYGLNIVDAHETLQAVKATPYEADLLKIKPGDPVFLLERITKIDTGDVIEFVKTILRGDKGKFYVEILKKGNNQESS; via the coding sequence ATGAACGAACTTTTGGGCAAAATTGATAAATCCAGTATTGTTCCATACTACTACCAGCTTCAGGAAGTCCTGGAAAATCTCATCGAACAAGGCTTCTACAAACCGGATCAGAAGCTTCCTTCGGAAAACGAACTGAAAGAGTATCTGGGTCTCAGTCGTGCCACAATCCAGCGGGCCATCAAAAATCTGGTGAACCGGGGACTGGCATACCGCATACAGGGTAAAGGAACTTTTGTCGCCAATAAATCCATTACGTACAGCATTGTGGCCTCCCTCAGTTTTTCCGCCGAAATGATCGGTATGAATAAAAAGATCCGCAGCAAACTGATCTGTGCTGACGAAATTCAGGCCCATAAATTGATTTCAAAAATGTTGAATGCCGATGAAAATACCCGGTTTTACAGTATCCAACGACTCCGATATGTAAATGATTACCCCATCGCTCTTCAAACATCTTACCTGCCGGTACAACTGGTCCCGGGACTCATTGACAAGGATATAGAAGAGCACTCCATGTTCATGACCATAAAAAATGAATACGGATTAAATATCGTGGATGCCCATGAAACCCTGCAGGCTGTCAAAGCGACTCCCTACGAAGCGGATTTATTAAAAATCAAGCCCGGGGATCCGGTCTTTCTCCTGGAAAGGATTACAAAAATTGATACCGGCGATGTGATTGAATTTGTTAAAACAATCCTCCGGGGAGACAAAGGTAAGTTTTACGTGGAAATCCTGAAAAAAGGAAACAACCAGGAATCATCATGA